One part of the Halobacteria archaeon AArc-dxtr1 genome encodes these proteins:
- a CDS encoding PRC-barrel domain-containing protein translates to MDDTPQEITSIVGREVYSNNGVFVGEVEDLRLNIEGAAVSGLALGKLNSELFEAESQGSTGIILPYRWVRAVGDVILINDVVERFRDPDEEHEEIVA, encoded by the coding sequence ATGGACGATACTCCACAAGAGATCACCTCGATCGTCGGTCGCGAGGTCTACTCGAACAACGGCGTCTTCGTCGGCGAAGTCGAAGATCTGCGACTGAACATCGAGGGGGCGGCCGTCAGTGGCCTCGCGCTCGGCAAACTGAATTCGGAGCTGTTCGAAGCCGAATCACAGGGCTCGACGGGAATTATCCTCCCTTACCGCTGGGTCCGGGCCGTCGGCGACGTCATCCTGATCAACGACGTCGTCGAGCGCTTTCGCGATCCGGACGAAGAACACGAAGAGATCGTCGCCTGA
- a CDS encoding phosphotransacetylase family protein, whose amino-acid sequence MTDTDTDPDGSTDTADSTDTDHADGTETTPLVVASLEEATGKTAVALALARLAREDGDSVGYMKPKGTRLQSNVGKIVDSDPLLAREVLGLEAELHDFEPVVYSPTFVEQAIRGRETPAEIHGRVREAYATLAEGTDRMFVEGGGNLDVGGIVDLTDADVADLLDAQILLLAPYEVAGDVDDVLAAARLLGDRLHGVIFNDVADAAYDELETDAVPFLEGRGISVYGVLPREQTLAGVTVGELADELGARVLAEAGADEYVERFTVGAMGADSALRHFRRTKDAAVITGGDRAEIQTAALEAPGVRCLILTGGHRPSEAILGRAAKKGVPILSVQTDTVSTIDRAEAVVRSGRTRDERTVDRMESLLTDHAAVDDILGDASRSV is encoded by the coding sequence ATGACAGACACCGACACCGATCCGGACGGCAGCACCGATACGGCAGACAGCACAGACACTGATCACGCAGACGGGACGGAGACGACACCGCTCGTCGTGGCCTCTCTCGAGGAGGCGACGGGCAAGACGGCCGTCGCCCTCGCGTTGGCCCGACTGGCCCGCGAGGACGGCGACAGCGTCGGCTATATGAAGCCAAAGGGAACGCGCTTACAGAGCAACGTCGGGAAAATCGTCGACTCGGACCCGCTTTTGGCCCGCGAGGTACTCGGCCTGGAGGCCGAGTTACACGACTTCGAGCCGGTGGTCTACTCGCCGACGTTCGTTGAACAGGCGATCCGCGGCCGCGAGACGCCCGCGGAGATCCACGGGCGCGTCCGCGAGGCGTACGCGACGCTCGCGGAGGGAACCGACCGCATGTTCGTCGAGGGCGGCGGCAATCTCGACGTCGGCGGGATCGTCGATCTCACCGACGCCGACGTCGCCGACCTGCTCGACGCACAGATCCTGCTGCTCGCGCCCTACGAGGTCGCTGGCGATGTAGACGACGTGCTGGCGGCCGCTCGCCTACTCGGAGATCGCCTCCACGGCGTCATCTTCAACGACGTCGCCGACGCAGCGTACGACGAACTCGAGACCGACGCCGTTCCCTTCCTCGAGGGGCGCGGCATTTCGGTCTACGGCGTGCTCCCGCGAGAGCAGACGCTCGCGGGCGTGACCGTCGGCGAACTCGCCGATGAACTCGGCGCGCGTGTCCTCGCCGAGGCGGGGGCAGACGAGTACGTCGAGCGATTCACCGTCGGCGCGATGGGCGCCGACAGCGCGTTGCGACACTTCCGCCGGACGAAAGACGCCGCCGTCATCACCGGCGGCGACCGCGCAGAGATCCAGACGGCGGCCCTCGAGGCACCGGGCGTCCGGTGTCTGATCCTCACCGGCGGTCACCGCCCGTCGGAGGCGATTCTCGGGCGCGCCGCGAAGAAGGGCGTCCCGATCCTCTCGGTGCAGACGGACACGGTCTCGACCATCGATCGCGCAGAGGCGGTCGTCCGAAGCGGTCGGACGCGTGACGAACGAACCGTCGATCGGATGGAGTCGCTGCTCACGGACCATGCGGCCGTCGACGACATCCTCGGCGATGCCAGCCGATCCGTCTGA
- a CDS encoding DHH family phosphoesterase — protein sequence MSTGVTISSISDYAILGCGSVGYAVAEELVEQGKDVRIIDRDESRVESLRDQDLDARTADIRTAASAELVADRDVVLILASDVEANKQAVEHIREADANQFVVARASDPVSGDELSAVGADVVINPSAVIADSALRALESGELEYNATQLAALVENASDRLAIVTQDSPDPDSIASAAALQAIASHLGVEADILYLGDMGHQENRAFVNLLGIELVQWDEVDDISVYDTVALVDNATLSTVDVDVDIVIDHHEPEADHEAEFVDIRPNMSSTSTIMTKYIQEFDVNVSEEVATALLYGIRAETLDFKRDTTPADLTAAAYLYPFANHDTLEQVESPSMSPETLDVLAEAIANRDVQGSHLVSNAGFVRDREALTQAANHLLNLEGVTTTAVFGIADETIFLAARSKDIRINIGKILGDAYGEIGETAGHSTQASAEIPLGIFTGIEISEDTRSTLLQLTEEAVKRTLFDAMGVDGTEGSNGN from the coding sequence ATGAGTACGGGGGTTACGATTTCGTCGATATCTGACTACGCCATTCTGGGTTGTGGGAGCGTCGGCTACGCGGTCGCCGAGGAGCTCGTCGAACAGGGGAAAGACGTTCGCATTATCGATCGCGACGAGAGTCGCGTCGAATCGCTTCGGGATCAGGACTTAGACGCACGGACTGCCGACATCCGCACGGCTGCCTCGGCCGAGCTGGTCGCCGATCGGGACGTCGTCCTTATCCTGGCCTCCGACGTCGAGGCGAACAAGCAGGCTGTCGAGCACATCCGTGAGGCCGACGCCAACCAGTTCGTCGTCGCCCGCGCCAGCGACCCCGTCTCCGGCGACGAGCTGTCGGCAGTTGGTGCCGACGTCGTGATCAACCCCTCGGCCGTCATCGCGGACTCGGCGCTCCGAGCGCTCGAGTCGGGCGAACTCGAGTACAATGCGACCCAGCTTGCAGCGCTCGTCGAGAACGCCTCCGACCGGCTCGCGATCGTCACACAGGACAGCCCCGATCCCGACTCTATTGCCAGTGCAGCCGCGCTGCAGGCGATCGCATCCCACCTCGGCGTCGAGGCGGATATCCTCTATCTCGGCGATATGGGCCACCAGGAAAACCGGGCGTTCGTGAATCTTCTCGGAATCGAGCTGGTACAGTGGGACGAAGTGGATGACATCTCGGTGTACGACACCGTTGCGCTCGTCGATAATGCGACTTTGAGCACCGTCGACGTCGACGTCGACATCGTCATCGATCACCACGAGCCAGAGGCCGATCACGAAGCCGAGTTCGTCGACATCCGACCGAACATGTCCTCGACGTCGACGATCATGACGAAGTACATCCAGGAGTTCGACGTCAACGTCTCCGAGGAGGTCGCGACCGCGCTGCTCTACGGTATCCGCGCGGAGACGCTCGATTTCAAACGCGACACCACGCCTGCAGACCTCACTGCCGCCGCGTACCTCTACCCCTTCGCTAACCACGACACCTTAGAGCAAGTCGAGTCGCCGTCGATGTCACCCGAGACGTTAGACGTGCTCGCGGAGGCGATCGCAAACCGAGACGTCCAGGGGAGTCATCTCGTCTCGAATGCCGGCTTCGTCCGCGACCGCGAGGCGCTCACGCAGGCGGCGAACCACCTGCTCAATCTGGAGGGTGTGACGACGACGGCCGTCTTCGGTATCGCCGACGAGACGATCTTCCTCGCAGCGCGCTCGAAGGACATCCGGATCAACATCGGCAAGATTCTGGGCGACGCCTACGGCGAGATTGGCGAGACAGCGGGTCACTCGACGCAGGCCAGCGCGGAGATCCCACTTGGCATCTTTACCGGTATCGAGATCTCAGAGGATACGCGATCGACGCTGCTTCAGCTAACCGAGGAAGCGGTCAAACGGACCCTGTTCGACGCGATGGGCGTCGACGGGACCGAAGGATCGAACGGAAACTGA
- a CDS encoding metallophosphoesterase: MADSPDDRVYYVISDLHIGGDEQLEEVEFLDELLSFLRGLEETDENAELLINGDAFGLWELTTISGLEKFDALVETYPKLFEQFRATGENVPITLLPGNHDHELAAYDEYVERFTEYNVDLVQEQTLSRPVGDRTIHFEHGHQHDSNNRIEDWENPHASPLGYYYNTLVTSRAGQLSNRGRYNWLKDVQAVTPTERMPVWLFSKYFYREMNPLLRYALVPFLLLFNISALLAIGTGLDLAGVWEMPVERTTELLSGFGLAGTAVYNLLVVNVVVAGLLVLLYIPYFFIKHDLKRTIERFGVFETDLTVDPETPYEDAAREVFAENPETAVFCYGHTHRPSVREVDGGMLVNTGTWLKRLHRRDGVTGLLPPVFYPSYQLCAVRIAAEPEGITIEHQAIEKPSPGPEELTLTERLLTLGRTPNPELPEPAVLERESAPQEPEPPEEPSGATAAASERSDGAGR, from the coding sequence ATGGCCGACAGCCCCGATGATCGCGTCTACTACGTAATCAGCGACCTCCACATCGGCGGTGACGAGCAGCTAGAAGAAGTGGAGTTTCTGGACGAACTGCTTTCGTTCCTTCGCGGCTTAGAAGAGACCGACGAGAACGCGGAGTTGCTCATCAACGGCGACGCCTTTGGGCTCTGGGAACTCACCACGATCTCCGGACTCGAGAAGTTCGACGCCCTGGTAGAGACCTACCCGAAGCTCTTCGAACAGTTCCGTGCCACCGGTGAGAACGTACCGATCACGCTGTTGCCGGGGAATCACGACCACGAACTGGCGGCCTACGACGAATACGTCGAGCGGTTCACCGAGTACAACGTCGACCTCGTGCAGGAACAGACGCTCAGCCGTCCCGTTGGCGACCGGACAATCCATTTCGAACACGGACACCAGCACGATTCGAACAACCGGATCGAGGACTGGGAGAATCCCCACGCCTCGCCGCTTGGCTACTACTACAACACGCTCGTGACGAGCCGGGCGGGACAGCTCTCAAACCGTGGACGGTACAACTGGCTCAAGGATGTCCAGGCCGTAACGCCCACCGAACGGATGCCCGTCTGGCTGTTCTCGAAGTACTTCTACCGGGAGATGAACCCGTTACTTCGGTACGCGCTGGTCCCGTTTCTCCTGCTGTTCAACATCAGTGCGCTGCTCGCAATTGGGACCGGGCTCGATCTGGCTGGCGTCTGGGAGATGCCCGTCGAGCGAACCACGGAGCTACTCAGTGGCTTCGGCCTCGCTGGCACGGCGGTGTATAATCTTCTCGTCGTCAACGTCGTCGTTGCCGGGCTGCTGGTGTTGTTGTACATCCCGTACTTCTTCATCAAACACGACCTCAAACGGACTATCGAGCGCTTTGGCGTCTTCGAGACCGATCTGACCGTCGACCCCGAGACACCATACGAGGATGCCGCCCGCGAGGTCTTCGCGGAGAATCCGGAGACGGCGGTCTTCTGTTACGGACACACACACAGACCGAGCGTCCGCGAGGTTGACGGCGGCATGCTCGTCAACACCGGAACGTGGCTCAAACGCCTCCACCGTCGTGACGGCGTTACCGGCCTCTTACCGCCGGTGTTCTACCCGTCTTACCAGCTCTGTGCCGTTCGGATCGCCGCCGAACCCGAGGGGATCACGATCGAACACCAGGCGATCGAGAAGCCAAGCCCCGGCCCCGAGGAGTTAACGCTCACCGAGCGACTGCTGACCCTGGGGCGGACGCCGAATCCCGAGCTACCAGAACCTGCGGTACTCGAGCGCGAGTCGGCACCACAGGAACCGGAACCACCGGAGGAGCCATCCGGGGCGACGGCTGCTGCAAGCGAGCGTTCGGACGGAGCGGGGCGGTAA